One window of Eisenibacter elegans DSM 3317 genomic DNA carries:
- the nth gene encoding endonuclease III, whose amino-acid sequence MRRSDRYKALMAYFAENFPSAETELQYNSPFELLVAVILSAQCTDKRVNMVTPALFERYPDAHAMSKATFDELFPYIRSISYPNNKTKHLIGMAQRLIEVYGGEIPADVKALQTLPGVGRKTANVIVSVLYDQPAMAVDTHVFRVSKRLGLVNQNAKTPLEVEKTLIKHIPDSQIARAHHWLILHGRYVCTARNPQCDSCAISQYCRHYEKKQASQTLPK is encoded by the coding sequence ATGCGCCGTTCTGACCGTTACAAAGCCTTGATGGCTTATTTTGCTGAAAATTTTCCCAGTGCTGAAACCGAGCTACAATACAACAGCCCTTTCGAGCTATTGGTAGCGGTGATTTTGAGTGCTCAATGTACCGATAAGCGGGTCAATATGGTTACTCCGGCCTTGTTTGAGCGCTATCCCGACGCGCACGCAATGAGCAAGGCGACCTTCGACGAGCTATTTCCATATATCCGCAGTATCTCTTATCCTAACAATAAGACCAAGCACCTCATCGGGATGGCGCAGCGGTTAATCGAAGTATATGGGGGTGAGATTCCGGCAGATGTAAAAGCCTTACAGACCTTGCCCGGGGTAGGTCGCAAAACGGCCAATGTCATCGTATCTGTTTTGTATGACCAGCCTGCAATGGCCGTTGATACACACGTATTCAGGGTGTCGAAGCGCTTGGGCTTGGTCAATCAAAACGCCAAAACACCCCTCGAAGTCGAAAAAACCTTAATCAAACATATCCCTGATAGCCAAATAGCAAGAGCACACCATTGGCTTATTTTGCACGGGCGCTATGTCTGTACAGCCCGCAACCCCCAATGTGATAGCTGCGCTATTAGCCAATACTGCCGCCATTATGAAAAAAAACAGGCCTCTCAAACACTGCCCAAGTAG
- a CDS encoding glutathione peroxidase has protein sequence MSTNTATSSKSFYEFSLKALNSEQEIDFSQFKGKKVLLVNVASKCGYTPQYAKLQALHETHGDKVVVIGVPANNFGGQEPGSQEDIAAFCQKNYGVSFQMLEKISVKGKDQHPLYGWLTEQTGKEPSWNFCKYLIDENGKAVAFFASGADPMGKEILSAIGAQ, from the coding sequence ATGAGTACAAATACGGCTACTTCGTCTAAGTCTTTTTATGAGTTTTCGCTCAAGGCTCTCAACTCAGAGCAAGAGATTGATTTCAGCCAGTTTAAGGGCAAGAAAGTGCTGTTGGTCAATGTGGCTTCTAAGTGTGGCTATACACCTCAGTACGCCAAACTACAAGCCCTACACGAAACACACGGCGACAAGGTAGTAGTGATTGGCGTGCCTGCCAATAATTTTGGAGGCCAAGAGCCTGGTTCACAAGAGGATATAGCGGCCTTTTGTCAGAAAAATTACGGAGTTTCGTTTCAAATGCTGGAAAAAATCTCTGTTAAAGGTAAAGACCAACACCCCCTCTATGGTTGGTTGACGGAGCAGACCGGCAAAGAGCCTTCTTGGAATTTTTGCAAATACCTCATTGATGAAAACGGCAAGGCAGTTGCTTTTTTTGCCTCTGGCGCAGACCCTATGGGCAAGGAAATTTTGAGCGCTATTGGCGCACAATAA
- a CDS encoding protein phosphatase 2C domain-containing protein produces MQIYTLLRKGEGHPVFCEDFLYHTPADRPWGGRYIVAAVMDGCSSGKDAHFASTLMAKVLQKVLAHSAPLPQDTLVAQIDHLATHWFEAWKHSCKLMQLSTSEALATLLLMVYDTTARKAAVRIAGDGVMMVDNKLYEVDQNNTPNYPAYHWGLEAIDWLREHTQLRLFENPKNIAISTDGVQTFRALQPEPSSPNPMRYLLQDETMQQIPTMLVRKYNILRSKHQQANYDDLGIVRLLCS; encoded by the coding sequence ATGCAAATATATACGCTACTCCGCAAAGGTGAAGGCCATCCAGTGTTTTGTGAAGATTTTTTGTACCATACCCCTGCCGACAGGCCTTGGGGTGGCAGATATATCGTGGCCGCCGTGATGGATGGCTGCTCTTCGGGAAAAGACGCACATTTTGCCTCCACACTGATGGCCAAGGTGCTACAAAAAGTATTGGCGCATAGTGCTCCCTTGCCACAAGACACCCTCGTGGCGCAAATAGACCATTTGGCCACCCATTGGTTTGAGGCTTGGAAGCACAGTTGCAAGTTGATGCAGCTCAGTACTTCGGAGGCATTGGCTACCTTGTTGTTGATGGTATATGATACCACTGCGCGAAAAGCTGCTGTACGCATTGCCGGAGACGGTGTGATGATGGTCGATAACAAACTATATGAAGTAGACCAGAACAATACCCCCAACTACCCCGCCTACCATTGGGGGCTAGAGGCTATCGACTGGCTCCGCGAACACACACAACTCAGGCTCTTTGAAAACCCTAAAAACATCGCCATCAGTACCGACGGTGTGCAGACTTTCAGGGCCTTACAGCCGGAGCCCAGCAGCCCCAACCCAATGCGTTACCTTCTACAAGACGAAACAATGCAGCAAATTCCGACAATGTTGGTGCGCAAATACAATATCTTGCGCAGCAAACACCAACAGGCCAACTATGATGACCTAGGGATAGTTCGGCTGTTGTGTTCCTAA
- a CDS encoding AtpZ/AtpI family protein yields the protein MPSQPNKPPLNDYAKYSGLAFQMAAVIGLSLWVGMQLDKYLGLAQPLFTVLFILMGVVGAMLWLIRSLQG from the coding sequence ATGCCAAGCCAGCCCAACAAACCACCGCTTAACGACTACGCCAAATACTCTGGCCTGGCCTTTCAGATGGCTGCCGTTATAGGATTGTCGCTTTGGGTAGGGATGCAGCTCGACAAATACCTTGGGTTGGCGCAGCCCCTGTTTACGGTGTTGTTTATCTTGATGGGTGTGGTAGGAGCAATGCTTTGGCTTATCCGCTCACTACAAGGATAG
- a CDS encoding bactofilin family protein, producing the protein MAMFGAINNNKEKEIPVEANSNSATIIGKGAMMEGNIETHGNVRIEGRIVGNVKCKSKVVLGDSSYLEGSILSQNAEISGEVKGLIEVAEILVLKSSAIVNGDVLCDKLIVETGAVFNGSCKMGHTMKEIRIGEKNLNSAKQASNAKPAQQTTA; encoded by the coding sequence ATGGCAATGTTCGGCGCTATTAACAACAACAAGGAAAAAGAGATTCCAGTGGAAGCAAACTCTAACTCAGCTACTATCATCGGCAAAGGCGCGATGATGGAAGGAAACATCGAAACCCACGGCAATGTCCGTATTGAAGGACGGATTGTCGGCAATGTAAAATGCAAGTCCAAAGTCGTTTTGGGCGACTCGTCTTATCTCGAAGGCAGCATATTGTCTCAAAATGCTGAAATCTCTGGCGAAGTAAAAGGCTTGATTGAAGTAGCCGAAATCTTGGTGCTCAAGTCTTCGGCCATTGTCAATGGAGACGTATTATGCGACAAACTGATTGTCGAAACAGGCGCTGTCTTTAATGGTAGTTGCAAGATGGGCCATACGATGAAAGAAATTCGCATAGGGGAGAAAAATCTCAACAGCGCTAAGCAAGCTAGCAATGCCAAGCCAGCCCAACAAACCACCGCTTAA
- a CDS encoding M1 family metallopeptidase, which yields MKKLTILLGLMSLCCWQACQSPSESNQETAAIMTQTPDPHSFAQPKAVQMTHLILDLKVDFEAKQLQGQAQIHFRRHQTTADTLTLDSHGLQIAAITNVQGQPLPYTLGEAQPHLGQALRIQIGTEAADTVVVVQYKTAPDAGALQWLTPEQTGGKKQPFLFTQSQAILARTWIPCQDSPGIRFSYEARIRVPKELMALMSAENPQQRSADGQYQFRMPQPIPAYLMALAVGDLAFEAIGNTTGIYAEPAILPKAVAEFGDLDKMLQAAQELYGEYVWGRYDLLVLPPSFPFGGMENPRLTFVTPTLLAGDRSLTSVVAHELAHAWSGNLVTNATWEDLWLNEGFTVYFERRLMEKLYGEDYGQMLGALGVQDLHQTIAKMGETNPDTRLKLDLKGRDPDEGISDIAYEKGFLMLYALEQAAGREAMDVFLKKYFSTHAFQSMDTERFLTYVRAQLPEAAKAIDLDAWVFQPGLPKTAPSIESERFAAAEGAWFDWNEGMPVAKLGTDKWSSHEWLHFLRRLPDSLSQEEMSALDRDFGFTKTGNAEMLTEWLSKTLPLGYAPAYDAAAEFLTFVGRRKFQIPIYQALLKTPKGQARAKEVYAKARPNYHYLSTQTLDKLLSQ from the coding sequence ATGAAAAAACTTACTATCTTGTTGGGGCTAATGAGCCTCTGCTGCTGGCAGGCCTGCCAGTCTCCTTCAGAAAGCAATCAAGAAACTGCTGCTATTATGACACAAACCCCCGACCCACACAGCTTTGCCCAGCCCAAGGCCGTACAAATGACGCATTTGATACTAGACCTCAAGGTCGATTTTGAAGCCAAACAACTTCAAGGGCAGGCGCAAATCCACTTCCGTCGCCACCAAACCACTGCCGATACACTCACACTCGATAGCCACGGCCTTCAAATAGCGGCCATCACCAATGTCCAAGGGCAGCCCCTGCCCTATACACTGGGCGAAGCCCAACCACACCTAGGCCAAGCCCTGCGCATACAGATAGGCACTGAGGCCGCCGACACAGTGGTAGTGGTGCAATACAAAACTGCTCCCGATGCGGGAGCGCTGCAATGGCTCACCCCTGAGCAGACGGGCGGCAAAAAACAGCCTTTTCTCTTTACGCAATCGCAGGCCATCTTGGCCCGCACTTGGATTCCCTGCCAAGACAGCCCGGGTATCCGCTTTAGCTACGAGGCCCGCATCCGTGTGCCCAAGGAGCTGATGGCGCTGATGAGCGCCGAAAACCCCCAACAACGCAGTGCCGACGGGCAGTACCAATTCCGAATGCCGCAGCCCATCCCGGCTTACCTGATGGCTTTGGCCGTAGGCGACTTGGCCTTTGAGGCCATCGGCAATACGACAGGCATCTATGCCGAGCCGGCCATCTTGCCCAAGGCAGTGGCGGAGTTTGGCGACCTCGACAAGATGCTCCAAGCCGCACAGGAGTTGTACGGAGAGTATGTGTGGGGGCGCTACGACTTGCTCGTGCTGCCGCCTAGCTTCCCCTTTGGTGGAATGGAAAACCCGCGCCTGACCTTTGTAACGCCTACGCTGCTGGCCGGAGACCGCTCGCTGACTTCGGTGGTGGCGCACGAACTAGCCCACGCTTGGTCGGGCAACTTGGTTACCAATGCTACTTGGGAAGACCTTTGGCTCAACGAGGGCTTTACGGTATACTTTGAGCGCCGCCTGATGGAGAAGCTCTATGGAGAAGATTATGGCCAAATGTTGGGCGCACTCGGTGTGCAAGACCTACACCAAACCATCGCCAAGATGGGCGAGACCAACCCCGATACCCGCCTCAAGCTCGACCTCAAAGGCCGAGACCCTGACGAGGGCATCAGCGATATTGCCTACGAAAAAGGGTTTTTGATGCTCTATGCCCTTGAGCAAGCCGCCGGACGAGAAGCGATGGATGTGTTTTTGAAAAAATATTTCAGCACCCACGCCTTTCAGTCGATGGATACGGAGCGCTTCTTGACCTATGTGCGGGCGCAATTGCCCGAAGCGGCCAAGGCCATCGACCTCGACGCTTGGGTGTTTCAGCCCGGCCTGCCCAAAACGGCTCCCAGTATCGAGTCGGAGCGCTTTGCTGCCGCAGAGGGGGCTTGGTTTGACTGGAACGAGGGGATGCCGGTGGCCAAACTAGGCACGGACAAATGGAGTAGCCACGAATGGCTACACTTTTTGCGCCGCCTGCCCGACTCCCTCAGCCAAGAGGAGATGTCCGCGCTAGACCGTGATTTTGGGTTTACCAAGACCGGCAACGCCGAAATGCTGACCGAATGGCTCAGCAAAACGCTGCCCTTGGGCTATGCCCCTGCCTATGATGCAGCGGCGGAGTTTTTGACCTTCGTAGGGCGGCGTAAGTTCCAAATTCCGATTTATCAGGCGCTGCTCAAAACGCCTAAAGGCCAAGCACGGGCAAAAGAGGTGTATGCCAAAGCCCGACCTAATTACCATTATCTGTCTACCCAAACCTTAGACAAACTGTTGAGTCAATAA
- a CDS encoding polysaccharide deacetylase family protein gives MYIYKTPAWLKNCWAACEWDHSQYPEPKTVFLTFDDGPIPEVTPWVLDTLATYQAQATFFCVGDNIHKHPEVFEAVCAAGHRVGNHTYNHLNGWKTPLEVYRQNVTQCAEVLTLPNAVAQKPLFRPPYGRLTQAQFRALEGQYRIVMWDVLTHDYDRRLAPERCLQKALQYTTHGSIVVFHDSLKAAPNLRAVLPAYLAQLSAEGYRFAAL, from the coding sequence ATGTATATTTATAAAACCCCTGCTTGGCTCAAAAACTGCTGGGCTGCCTGTGAATGGGACCACTCCCAATATCCAGAACCCAAGACTGTTTTCTTGACCTTTGATGACGGCCCTATCCCAGAAGTTACGCCTTGGGTGTTAGATACGTTGGCGACATACCAAGCGCAAGCCACGTTCTTCTGTGTGGGGGACAATATCCACAAGCACCCAGAGGTTTTTGAGGCGGTGTGTGCTGCCGGGCATCGGGTGGGCAATCACACCTACAACCACCTCAATGGTTGGAAAACCCCTTTGGAGGTGTATCGGCAAAACGTGACCCAATGTGCCGAGGTATTGACATTGCCCAATGCGGTGGCGCAAAAGCCGCTTTTCAGACCACCTTATGGCCGACTAACACAGGCGCAGTTTCGAGCATTGGAAGGGCAATACCGCATCGTGATGTGGGATGTGTTGACTCACGACTATGACCGCCGCCTAGCGCCGGAGCGCTGCCTCCAGAAAGCCCTCCAATATACTACCCACGGCTCTATAGTCGTCTTTCATGACAGTCTCAAAGCCGCCCCCAACTTGCGGGCGGTGTTGCCAGCGTATTTGGCTCAGTTGAGCGCAGAGGGATATCGTTTTGCAGCATTATAA
- a CDS encoding class I SAM-dependent methyltransferase codes for MYSTTEITSTALSSDNPIHQRLLAAYLVAQPHLWGEVLEIGCGVGRGLEIIRQKAQQYTALDKNKSLLESLSAQYPDVRFIEANVPPLSALPDNSFDCVVSFQVIEHIQDDGLFLDEIRRVLKPGGKAFISTPNRLRSLTRNPWHTREYTAEELSARMKPYFSTIEALGIDGSEKVQAYMAENAAAVKRITRWDILNLQYRLPAWMLRVPYEWLNRRNRNRLQNQNQNLVSNITEADYHLSDTPQKSLDLFYIATK; via the coding sequence ATGTACAGTACCACCGAAATCACTTCTACAGCGCTCAGCTCCGACAATCCTATACATCAACGGCTATTGGCGGCCTATTTGGTAGCGCAGCCTCACCTTTGGGGCGAGGTACTCGAAATTGGCTGTGGGGTAGGCCGGGGCTTAGAAATCATCCGACAAAAGGCCCAACAATATACGGCCCTTGATAAAAATAAGTCCCTGCTGGAGAGTCTTTCGGCGCAATATCCCGATGTCCGGTTTATAGAGGCCAACGTTCCACCGCTAAGTGCCCTGCCCGATAATAGTTTTGACTGTGTGGTCTCGTTTCAGGTGATAGAGCATATCCAAGATGACGGCCTGTTTCTGGATGAAATCCGTCGGGTGCTTAAGCCTGGGGGGAAAGCCTTCATTTCGACACCCAACCGCCTCCGCTCGCTGACGCGCAATCCTTGGCACACCAGAGAGTATACCGCAGAAGAGCTAAGCGCTCGGATGAAACCCTATTTTTCTACCATTGAGGCGCTGGGTATCGATGGTAGCGAAAAAGTGCAAGCATATATGGCCGAAAACGCGGCTGCTGTCAAAAGGATTACGCGTTGGGATATTCTCAACCTACAATACCGACTACCGGCGTGGATGCTGAGAGTACCTTATGAATGGCTGAACCGCCGCAACCGCAACCGGCTACAAAACCAAAACCAAAATCTCGTCAGTAACATCACCGAAGCTGATTATCATTTGTCTGATACCCCCCAAAAGAGCCTTGATCTATTCTACATAGCTACTAAATAA
- a CDS encoding M23 family metallopeptidase: protein MKFRKTLYTWLTTRYRLILRNEENFEETRNLPVTPSAIIFFIGTGLLVAMFSGLFLGKLLFDRHSGMGDKDGKHLEALQRMDNTIDSLLTEINRREVFLADLRKVIGGDVNYLRKEADELKPNKDTTNKAAAKRYDTINIDYLSSVDKKFRQEFEGRQVRSTVGGGASGMAVTFDERMFFSPVRGIVTEKYRSSDKHYGVDVVAKKDEPIKAIAGGTVILSSWTDDTGYVIAIQHQGDIISVYKHCSVLMKKVGNFVEPGEIIALIGNSGKYTTGPHLHFELWYKGNPLDPEKHVVF, encoded by the coding sequence TTGAAATTCAGAAAAACACTTTATACTTGGCTCACGACCCGTTACAGGCTCATTCTTCGCAATGAAGAAAATTTTGAGGAAACCCGCAACTTGCCCGTAACGCCGTCGGCCATTATTTTTTTCATCGGCACGGGCTTGCTCGTGGCTATGTTCAGTGGCTTGTTTTTGGGCAAATTACTCTTTGACCGCCACTCCGGTATGGGAGACAAAGACGGCAAACACCTCGAAGCCCTACAACGAATGGATAATACCATCGACTCACTGCTGACAGAAATCAACCGACGAGAGGTCTTCTTGGCTGATTTGCGTAAGGTCATCGGAGGTGATGTCAACTATTTGCGTAAAGAAGCCGATGAGCTAAAGCCTAACAAAGATACAACGAACAAAGCAGCTGCAAAGCGCTATGATACCATAAACATTGATTATCTTAGCTCGGTAGACAAAAAGTTCCGCCAAGAGTTTGAAGGCCGCCAAGTACGCAGCACTGTCGGGGGTGGGGCGAGCGGAATGGCAGTAACTTTTGACGAACGGATGTTTTTCTCCCCTGTTAGAGGGATTGTTACCGAAAAATACCGCAGCTCCGACAAACACTACGGCGTGGATGTGGTCGCCAAAAAAGACGAACCCATCAAGGCAATCGCCGGAGGAACAGTTATCCTCTCTTCTTGGACAGATGACACGGGCTATGTCATCGCCATCCAACACCAAGGAGACATTATCTCTGTTTATAAGCACTGTTCTGTTTTAATGAAAAAAGTTGGTAACTTTGTAGAACCCGGAGAGATAATAGCCCTTATCGGTAATTCCGGAAAATATACTACAGGTCCACACCTACACTTTGAGCTATGGTACAAAGGAAATCCTTTAGACCCTGAAAAGCACGTAGTTTTTTAA
- a CDS encoding tetratricopeptide repeat protein codes for MIPAKNASLRPYLLLLVLSGLSLGGLLMGCKSSKNAGNAYDNMTARYNAYFLAKERMKEAEREIFHARQEDYNNILQVDAPQDSGAVNAQRSVMEDCLDKAAKVIQWHEDSKWVDDSYFLAGKARYYLHQYTDAATTFKYVNTKSPEEQTRFQALLELMRLFINTEQYDDARTAISYLSRQTLNKDNEMAFHLMRAHYYRKQGSYKQVAQYLTKALELMPRSEHKARIAFILGQVYQKYGDPKDAYYHYDLVRKNNPNYDLTFFSKLYALQCVAVVQNIPENKMMKAYKQLLRDDKNIDYEDKIYYEMGVYYLNKKDIPTAVDYLQKSVEVDKPNLIQSAYSFLKLADVNFEYLEQYERAKVYYDSALVNLPKTAESYQQTKQRRAVLDEFVLHLQTVRLEDSLQRLARMEPEARSAYLDYELQKQETRRQDEIERQAALAERRQRRSTGSSLNDPNRPGGGQAVWYFDNLTALTTGRAAFLKKWGKRDLEDNWRRSDKPFNESTDSLDRVVEIKISREDLIKQRVVKQKEALLTQLPDTEAKLDSSNIRLENSLYRLGRIYYYQLQDPAKSIVSFERLLKKFPNTEKAAEAHYFLYLAHQSLEQKGQEQHHKETILKKYPNSLYAKLIQNPNYLHETETIAQEVLDAYKKAFELYEKREFAEASSVIGQTLAAYPETGMNDKFAFLRVLISIKVSDPITFKLDLQRFVENYPESELKPRAMQLLQKAQSIDYN; via the coding sequence ATGATACCTGCTAAAAATGCAAGCCTAAGGCCATACCTGCTCCTGCTAGTGCTTAGCGGCCTCTCTTTGGGAGGGTTGCTAATGGGCTGCAAGAGTAGTAAGAACGCCGGAAATGCTTATGATAATATGACAGCCCGCTACAATGCCTATTTTTTGGCCAAGGAGCGGATGAAAGAAGCTGAGCGGGAGATTTTCCACGCTCGGCAAGAGGATTATAACAATATCTTGCAGGTAGACGCGCCTCAAGACTCCGGCGCGGTCAATGCGCAGCGCTCTGTGATGGAAGACTGCCTCGACAAGGCCGCCAAGGTCATCCAGTGGCACGAAGACAGCAAGTGGGTAGATGATAGTTATTTTCTGGCAGGAAAGGCGCGATATTATCTCCATCAATATACTGATGCGGCCACGACATTCAAGTATGTCAATACCAAAAGCCCCGAAGAACAGACTCGCTTTCAGGCATTGTTAGAGTTGATGCGTTTGTTTATCAATACCGAACAATATGATGATGCGCGCACGGCCATAAGCTACCTTAGCCGGCAGACCCTCAACAAGGACAATGAAATGGCTTTTCACCTGATGCGGGCTCACTATTACCGCAAACAAGGCAGCTACAAGCAAGTAGCCCAGTACCTGACCAAGGCGCTGGAATTGATGCCACGTAGCGAACACAAAGCCCGTATTGCCTTCATACTGGGGCAGGTATACCAAAAATATGGCGACCCCAAAGATGCTTATTACCACTATGACCTGGTACGTAAGAACAACCCCAACTATGACCTCACTTTTTTCAGCAAATTGTATGCGCTCCAATGTGTGGCAGTCGTACAGAATATACCTGAGAATAAGATGATGAAAGCCTACAAACAGCTGTTGAGGGATGACAAAAATATTGACTATGAAGACAAGATTTACTACGAAATGGGGGTCTATTATCTCAACAAAAAAGATATTCCGACGGCGGTCGATTATCTTCAAAAATCTGTTGAGGTAGACAAGCCCAACCTTATCCAGAGTGCCTATTCTTTTCTCAAATTGGCTGATGTCAATTTTGAATACCTAGAACAATACGAACGAGCCAAGGTGTATTATGATAGCGCCTTGGTCAATCTGCCCAAAACCGCCGAGAGCTACCAACAAACCAAGCAACGGCGTGCAGTGTTGGATGAGTTTGTGCTCCACTTACAAACCGTACGCCTCGAAGACAGCCTCCAGCGCCTCGCACGTATGGAACCCGAAGCCCGCTCGGCCTACCTTGACTATGAGCTGCAAAAACAAGAAACCCGCCGCCAAGACGAAATAGAGCGCCAAGCTGCCCTAGCCGAGCGCCGCCAACGACGCAGCACGGGCAGTTCCCTCAATGACCCCAACCGCCCCGGTGGTGGGCAAGCCGTTTGGTATTTTGACAATCTCACTGCCCTTACTACCGGTAGGGCTGCCTTTTTGAAAAAATGGGGCAAACGAGACCTCGAAGACAACTGGCGGCGCAGCGACAAGCCCTTCAATGAAAGTACGGACAGCCTTGACAGGGTCGTTGAAATCAAAATCTCGCGTGAAGACCTTATCAAACAACGGGTCGTCAAGCAAAAAGAAGCACTCCTAACCCAATTGCCTGATACGGAAGCCAAACTCGACTCCTCCAACATCCGACTCGAAAACAGCCTCTACCGCCTAGGTCGAATTTATTATTACCAACTCCAAGACCCAGCCAAGTCTATTGTCAGCTTTGAACGCCTACTCAAAAAATTCCCTAATACAGAAAAAGCTGCCGAAGCTCATTATTTCTTATATTTGGCACACCAAAGCCTAGAACAAAAAGGACAAGAGCAGCATCACAAAGAAACTATCCTTAAAAAATACCCCAACTCCCTGTATGCCAAGCTTATCCAAAACCCTAACTACCTACACGAAACCGAAACCATCGCACAAGAAGTATTGGATGCTTACAAAAAAGCCTTTGAACTCTATGAAAAACGGGAGTTTGCCGAAGCCTCTTCTGTCATAGGGCAAACACTTGCTGCTTATCCCGAAACTGGGATGAATGATAAGTTTGCTTTCTTGCGTGTTTTGATTAGCATCAAAGTCTCTGACCCCATCACGTTCAAGCTTGATTTGCAGCGCTTTGTCGAAAATTATCCCGAAAGCGAACTCAAACCCCGCGCTATGCAGTTGTTGCAAAAAGCCCAATCAATTGACTACAATTAA